One window of the Rhodococcus sovatensis genome contains the following:
- a CDS encoding ISL3 family transposase, whose translation MDQSTTVLFGLPGVRVDRVSTDDIGVRLVEFFTDDERAAACPGCGVVSTSVKGHAVTRPKDIPYGEVSILLQWTKTRWRCREEYCQRGSFTESVDELPPRARVTGRLGRAMGWAIGDAARSVSEVATSHGVSWPTAHRGFVDLAGRMLTEPDPVRVLGIDETRRGKPRWDRCTTTGTWVRTDPWDTGFVDISGSQGLLGQQSGRTSATVVGWLRARSAQFRDGIEYVAIDPAAVYASAVRTPDLLPNAVLVVDHFHLVAKANDAVTKVRQRVTWDQRSRRGRAIDPEWANRRRLLRGRERMSDRGFARMWNEIDAQDPSAQILSAYIAKEELRTLLSTVRDGGDRHRTSHRLQRFFTWCADSQVPELLTLAKMVDTWWPEINAFITTGITNAKTEGYNRLVKQVKRSACGFRNVDNSARRIRFHTTRSARASIQTSC comes from the coding sequence ATGGATCAGAGTACGACAGTGCTGTTCGGGTTGCCCGGAGTACGCGTGGACCGTGTGTCCACCGACGATATCGGCGTGCGATTGGTGGAGTTCTTCACCGACGACGAACGGGCCGCGGCATGCCCGGGTTGCGGCGTGGTGTCGACATCGGTGAAGGGGCATGCGGTCACCAGACCGAAAGACATTCCGTACGGTGAGGTATCAATACTGTTGCAGTGGACCAAAACCCGGTGGCGTTGCCGGGAGGAGTATTGCCAGCGCGGATCGTTCACCGAGAGCGTCGACGAGCTACCCCCGCGGGCAAGGGTGACCGGCCGGCTCGGTCGCGCGATGGGATGGGCTATCGGAGACGCTGCCCGATCGGTCTCCGAAGTGGCGACCAGTCACGGCGTCTCCTGGCCGACTGCGCATCGAGGGTTCGTCGATCTGGCCGGGCGGATGTTGACCGAACCCGACCCGGTGAGAGTGTTGGGAATCGATGAGACCCGCCGCGGCAAGCCGCGATGGGACCGCTGCACCACGACAGGCACATGGGTGCGGACCGATCCGTGGGACACCGGGTTCGTCGACATCAGCGGCTCTCAGGGCTTGCTCGGGCAGCAAAGCGGTCGCACGTCGGCGACAGTGGTGGGCTGGCTCCGTGCTCGTAGTGCGCAGTTTCGGGACGGCATCGAATACGTCGCGATCGACCCCGCCGCTGTCTACGCCTCCGCGGTCCGCACCCCGGACCTGTTGCCGAACGCAGTGCTGGTGGTCGATCATTTCCATCTTGTCGCCAAAGCCAACGACGCCGTCACCAAGGTTCGGCAGCGGGTGACGTGGGATCAGCGGTCCCGGCGTGGGCGGGCGATCGACCCGGAATGGGCGAACAGACGTCGACTTCTGCGTGGCCGGGAACGTATGTCGGACAGAGGGTTTGCTCGAATGTGGAATGAAATCGACGCGCAGGATCCGAGTGCTCAGATCTTGTCCGCGTATATCGCGAAGGAGGAATTGAGGACCTTGCTCTCGACCGTCCGCGATGGTGGGGATCGGCATCGGACATCGCATCGGTTGCAGCGGTTCTTCACATGGTGCGCCGATTCGCAGGTCCCGGAGCTGCTCACGTTGGCCAAGATGGTCGACACGTGGTGGCCGGAAATCAACGCGTTCATCACCACCGGCATCACCAACGCCAAAACGGAAGGCTACAACCGACTGGTAAAACAGGTAAAGCGATCCGCATGTGGGTTCCGGAACGTTGACAACTCGGCCCGTCGGATACGGTTTCACACGACCCGCTCCGCGCGGGCCAGTATTCAGACTTCCTGCTGA
- a CDS encoding NAD(P)-binding domain-containing protein: protein MSDTITIIGLGPMGQAMARAFVDAGHPVTVWNRTRSRADGLTGVTVADSVEGALAAGDIIVLSLTHYDAMYDILGPYRSRLMGKTLVNLSSDTPDRTREAAEWARAQGASFVTGGVMVPAPMIGTDSAYVY from the coding sequence GTGTCTGACACAATCACAATTATCGGACTCGGACCGATGGGGCAGGCAATGGCCCGGGCGTTCGTCGATGCCGGCCATCCGGTGACCGTCTGGAATCGGACCCGGTCGCGAGCGGACGGCCTGACGGGCGTCACCGTCGCCGATTCCGTCGAGGGTGCACTCGCAGCCGGTGACATCATCGTCCTCAGCCTCACTCACTACGACGCGATGTACGACATCCTGGGGCCCTACCGATCACGGCTGATGGGAAAGACTCTCGTCAATCTCAGCTCGGACACACCTGACCGCACCAGGGAGGCGGCCGAGTGGGCACGTGCACAGGGGGCGAGCTTCGTCACCGGTGGCGTCATGGTCCCGGCGCCGATGATCGGAACCGATTCCGCGTACGTGTATTAG
- the dmpG gene encoding 4-hydroxy-2-oxovalerate aldolase: MSRIRVTDTSLRDGSHHKRHLFTTSDVENIVAALDGAGVPVIEVTHGDGLGGSSFNYGFSRTPEQELISIAAKTAKNAKIAFLMLPGLGVKDDIVTAQGNGASICRIATHCTEADVSVQHFGLARERGLETVGFLMMAHSQPPEVLAKQARIMADAGCQCVYVVDSAGALVLEQVSDRVSALVAELGDDAQVGFHGHENLDLAVANSICAVRAGAKQIDGSARRFGAGAGNTPVEAFVGVCDKLGIETGIDFFKIADAAEDVVRPVMPAECLLDRQALMMGYAGVYSSFLRHAERQAERYGVSSAELLVRAGARKLVGGQEDQLVDIALELQKEAAVG; encoded by the coding sequence ATGAGTCGGATACGAGTGACAGACACGTCCTTGCGCGACGGCTCGCACCACAAGAGGCACCTGTTCACCACCAGCGATGTGGAGAACATCGTCGCCGCGCTCGACGGCGCAGGAGTGCCTGTCATCGAGGTGACGCACGGTGATGGACTCGGCGGCTCCTCGTTCAACTACGGATTCTCCAGAACGCCGGAGCAGGAACTGATCTCGATCGCCGCGAAGACGGCGAAGAACGCAAAGATCGCGTTTCTGATGCTGCCGGGTCTCGGTGTCAAGGACGACATCGTCACCGCGCAGGGCAACGGTGCGTCGATCTGCCGGATTGCTACACACTGCACCGAAGCCGATGTGTCCGTTCAGCATTTCGGCCTCGCGCGGGAACGAGGGCTCGAGACCGTCGGCTTCCTGATGATGGCGCACTCGCAGCCACCCGAGGTACTGGCCAAGCAAGCGCGCATCATGGCCGACGCAGGGTGCCAATGTGTCTATGTCGTCGACTCGGCCGGTGCGCTGGTCCTCGAGCAGGTGTCGGACCGGGTGTCGGCCCTCGTCGCAGAATTGGGTGATGATGCGCAGGTAGGGTTCCACGGCCACGAGAACCTCGATCTGGCCGTGGCCAATTCGATATGTGCAGTTCGGGCAGGAGCGAAGCAGATCGACGGCAGCGCTCGACGGTTCGGCGCAGGCGCAGGCAATACGCCGGTCGAAGCGTTCGTCGGGGTGTGCGACAAACTCGGCATCGAGACAGGCATCGACTTCTTCAAGATCGCCGACGCCGCCGAGGATGTGGTCCGCCCGGTGATGCCGGCCGAGTGCCTGCTCGACCGGCAGGCGTTGATGATGGGATACGCCGGGGTGTACTCCAGCTTCCTCCGTCACGCCGAACGCCAAGCCGAGAGGTACGGCGTGTCCTCGGCGGAATTGCTGGTGCGGGCGGGTGCCAGGAAGCTGGTCGGTGGTCAGGAAGACCAGCTCGTCGACATCGCCCTCGAGCTCCAGAAGGAGGCCGCGGTCGGCTGA
- a CDS encoding acetaldehyde dehydrogenase (acetylating), with the protein MATATVAIVGSGNISTDLLYKLRRSDYLDPRWMIGIDPDSEGLARARSLGLETSAEGVDWLLAQDERPDLIFEATSAYVHRAAAPRYAEAGIRAIDLTPAAVGPAVVPPVNLHAHVDALNVNMITCGGQATIPMVHAVSRIVEVPYAEIVASVASVSAGPGTRANIDEFTKTTSRGIEEIGGAARGKAIIILNPADPPMIMRDTIFCAIPEDADPDAISESVFRMAAEIAEYVPGYRLLNDPQFDPPSEISGGFAKVSIFVEVEGAGDFLPPYAGNLDIMTAAATKVGEQVAQHILEAGVR; encoded by the coding sequence ATGGCCACAGCGACCGTAGCGATAGTCGGTTCCGGCAACATCAGCACAGACCTTCTGTACAAGCTGCGAAGATCGGACTATCTCGATCCGCGCTGGATGATCGGGATCGATCCCGACAGTGAGGGATTGGCCCGCGCTCGCTCGCTCGGTCTCGAGACCAGCGCCGAGGGCGTCGACTGGTTGTTGGCGCAGGACGAACGACCGGACCTGATCTTCGAGGCGACGTCGGCGTACGTCCATCGGGCCGCTGCTCCGCGGTACGCCGAGGCCGGCATCCGCGCGATAGATCTGACGCCCGCAGCAGTGGGCCCTGCAGTCGTCCCGCCCGTGAACCTGCACGCACACGTCGACGCTCTCAACGTCAACATGATCACGTGCGGTGGGCAGGCCACCATCCCGATGGTGCATGCGGTGTCTCGGATCGTGGAGGTGCCCTATGCCGAGATCGTCGCATCCGTGGCCTCGGTGTCGGCGGGCCCGGGAACTCGGGCGAACATCGACGAGTTCACCAAGACCACCAGTCGGGGAATCGAGGAAATCGGCGGGGCCGCGCGAGGGAAAGCAATCATCATCCTCAATCCTGCGGATCCACCGATGATCATGCGAGACACGATCTTCTGCGCCATTCCCGAGGACGCCGATCCTGATGCGATCTCCGAATCTGTGTTTCGGATGGCGGCGGAGATTGCCGAATACGTGCCGGGCTACCGCCTGCTGAACGATCCGCAGTTCGATCCTCCCTCCGAGATCTCGGGCGGATTCGCAAAGGTGTCGATCTTCGTCGAAGTGGAAGGCGCCGGGGACTTCCTACCGCCCTATGCGGGAAATCTGGACATCATGACCGCTGCTGCCACCAAAGTCGGCGAGCAGGTTGCTCAACATATTCTGGAGGCGGGTGTTCGATGA
- a CDS encoding 2-keto-4-pentenoate hydratase: MLSTQTRIELAERLATAEVTRHPIAPLPVIDVVDAYEIQLLNIRRRVEAGASIVGHKVGLSSLAMQQMMGVDEPDYGHLLADMEVFEDVPVDTGRFCFPRVEVEVAFLLGADLPGEGCTVDDVLAATAYVAPSIELIDSRIENWKIGLSDTIADNASSAGFVLGQQRVRPSEIDLLSIDAVLWRNGEVAAKGRSDAVLGNPVTAVSWLARKVAGFGVRLKKGDIVLPGSCTRAIDAEAGDSFRAEFTGLGTVSLEFT; encoded by the coding sequence GTGCTGTCGACGCAGACGCGAATTGAACTCGCCGAACGGTTGGCGACGGCAGAGGTCACCAGGCATCCGATCGCGCCACTGCCGGTCATCGACGTCGTCGACGCCTACGAAATCCAGTTGCTGAACATCAGACGACGAGTCGAGGCGGGAGCGTCGATCGTAGGCCACAAGGTCGGCCTGTCCTCGCTCGCGATGCAGCAGATGATGGGCGTCGACGAACCCGACTATGGACACCTCCTCGCCGATATGGAGGTATTCGAAGATGTTCCCGTCGACACCGGGAGGTTCTGCTTCCCGCGGGTGGAAGTGGAAGTGGCATTTCTGCTCGGTGCAGATCTCCCGGGTGAGGGATGCACTGTCGACGACGTCCTTGCGGCGACGGCGTACGTCGCGCCGTCCATCGAGCTGATCGACTCCCGCATCGAGAACTGGAAGATCGGTCTGTCCGACACGATCGCCGACAACGCGTCCTCCGCCGGGTTCGTGCTAGGTCAGCAGCGAGTGCGACCGTCGGAGATCGATCTGCTGAGCATCGACGCCGTTCTCTGGCGAAACGGCGAGGTTGCAGCGAAGGGGCGGAGCGACGCGGTGCTCGGCAACCCGGTGACCGCGGTGTCCTGGCTCGCGCGCAAGGTCGCCGGATTCGGCGTCCGTCTGAAGAAGGGCGACATCGTGTTGCCTGGATCATGCACTCGGGCAATCGATGCCGAAGCCGGTGACTCCTTCCGCGCGGAGTTCACCGGACTCGGAACCGTCTCCCTCGAATTCACCTGA
- a CDS encoding FAD-binding protein: MTWDLHADVVVVGFGAAGAAASIQARESGAEVIALDRYAGGGASALSGGVVYAGGGTSVQDLAGVRDSVEHMFEYLRKEVGDAVSTATLRRFCEESPQMIEWLQAHGVPFEASLCPYKTSYPSNRHYLYYSGSEAAGEFRAVATPAPRGHRAKGKGTSGKMLFSPLASSALSSGVHLVPQTRAVSLVVSDGRVVGVECRSMSRAPARIRMLHRRLGLLSAKPGIYAPQLRYLLERRLAHLEKRYSEVLRVEARRGVVLSAGGFVADRAMMKEHAPKYTGGIALGTAGDDGSGIMLATEIGAATDKLGNVSAWRFIVPPVPFLGSLLVDREGKRMIDESRYGAALGHAIVEQGAGRGWLLADADLVRQAKKQLPSQSTWFQRVQNAGLMRTAKRGNTVEAAARAAGVDPSGLRATVEAHNSAIAASTADPFGKHDDFRTPALKAPFTLFDAGIPAGSAVAKLMNPCPMLTLGGLVVDEETGGVKDTSGSAIPGLFAAGRTAVGLCSNSYVSGLSLADCIFSGRRAGAHATKGELRAVDADAN; encoded by the coding sequence GTGACGTGGGATCTACACGCCGACGTCGTAGTGGTCGGTTTCGGAGCGGCTGGAGCTGCGGCGTCCATTCAGGCACGAGAGTCGGGCGCCGAGGTCATCGCGCTCGACCGCTACGCGGGCGGTGGGGCCAGCGCATTGTCGGGCGGAGTCGTATATGCAGGCGGCGGTACATCCGTCCAGGACCTTGCCGGGGTACGCGACAGTGTCGAGCACATGTTCGAGTATCTCCGGAAGGAAGTGGGTGACGCAGTCAGTACCGCGACGCTGCGACGTTTCTGCGAGGAAAGCCCACAGATGATCGAGTGGCTGCAGGCGCACGGTGTGCCGTTCGAAGCGTCACTGTGCCCGTACAAGACCTCGTACCCCAGCAACCGGCATTACCTTTACTACTCCGGGAGTGAAGCGGCGGGGGAGTTCCGCGCGGTCGCGACGCCTGCCCCTCGGGGCCACCGCGCGAAGGGTAAGGGAACGAGCGGGAAGATGCTGTTCTCTCCGCTTGCATCGTCCGCTCTGAGTTCCGGTGTACACCTGGTGCCGCAGACGCGAGCCGTGTCTTTGGTCGTGTCGGACGGGCGCGTCGTGGGTGTCGAGTGTCGGTCGATGAGCCGAGCTCCGGCCCGTATTCGAATGCTGCATCGACGACTTGGACTCCTCTCGGCCAAACCCGGCATCTACGCTCCGCAACTGAGGTACTTGCTCGAGCGTCGACTCGCCCACCTGGAGAAGAGGTATTCCGAGGTACTCCGAGTCGAAGCACGACGCGGCGTCGTACTCAGCGCGGGTGGGTTCGTAGCCGATAGAGCCATGATGAAGGAACACGCTCCGAAGTACACCGGTGGGATTGCCCTCGGTACGGCCGGGGACGACGGCAGTGGGATCATGCTTGCGACCGAGATCGGAGCGGCAACAGACAAACTCGGCAACGTATCGGCTTGGCGTTTCATCGTGCCTCCCGTTCCCTTCCTCGGCTCGCTGCTGGTCGACCGCGAGGGGAAACGGATGATCGACGAGTCAAGGTACGGCGCGGCCCTCGGTCACGCGATCGTCGAGCAGGGAGCTGGTCGCGGTTGGCTGCTCGCCGACGCCGATCTCGTCCGGCAGGCCAAGAAGCAACTTCCGTCGCAGTCCACCTGGTTCCAGCGTGTTCAGAACGCGGGACTGATGCGTACCGCGAAGCGCGGCAACACCGTCGAAGCAGCTGCCCGAGCTGCTGGAGTCGACCCGTCCGGGCTCCGGGCGACCGTCGAGGCGCACAACTCGGCCATCGCTGCGTCGACCGCGGACCCGTTCGGCAAGCACGACGACTTCCGTACTCCGGCGCTGAAGGCTCCGTTCACATTGTTCGACGCAGGGATTCCAGCCGGTTCGGCGGTGGCCAAGCTGATGAATCCATGCCCCATGCTCACCCTCGGCGGCCTTGTGGTCGATGAAGAGACTGGCGGAGTGAAAGACACGTCGGGATCGGCGATTCCGGGTCTGTTCGCCGCTGGGCGTACTGCCGTCGGCTTGTGCTCGAACTCGTACGTCAGTGGGTTGTCGCTGGCGGATTGCATCTTCTCGGGGCGCCGCGCCGGCGCACACGCAACGAAAGGGGAACTTCGTGCTGTCGACGCAGACGCGAATTGA